In one Gallus gallus isolate bGalGal1 chromosome 20, bGalGal1.mat.broiler.GRCg7b, whole genome shotgun sequence genomic region, the following are encoded:
- the PCIF1 gene encoding mRNA (2'-O-methyladenosine-N(6)-)-methyltransferase translates to MANENHGSPAEEASLMSHSPGTSNQNQPSSPKPMRLVQDLPDELVQAGWEKCWSKRENRPYYFNRFTNQSLWEMPVLGQHDVISDPLGLNAAPMPLESGMVETSVESKQRKRRFSEEVPPSGNSVKKPKSDIPGNPAAQPVPSSPSIPGSSVLKAWCVSPEDKQQAALLRPTEVYWDLDIQTNAVIKQRAPSEVLSPHPEVELLRSQLILKLRQHYRELCQQREGIDPPRESFNRWMLERKVVDKGTDPLLPSDCEPVVSPSMFREIMNDIPIRLSRIKFREEAKRLLFKYAEAAKRLIESRSASPDSRKVVKWNVEDTFSWLRRDHSASKEDYMDRLEHLRKQCGPHVSAAAKDSVEGICSKIYYISLEYVKRIREKHLAILKENNISAEVEAPEVQDRLVYCYPVRLAIPSPPLPSVEMHMENNVACVRYKGEMVKVSRNYFSKLWLLYRYSCIDDSGFEKFLPRVWCLLRRYQMMFGVGLYEGTGLQGALPVHVFEALHKLFGVSFECFASPLNCYFKQYCSAFLDTDGYFGSRGPCLDFFPISGSFEANPPFCEELMDAMVSHFEKLLESSSEPLSFIVFIPEWRDPPTPALTRMEQSKFKRHQLILSAFDHEYRSGSQHVCKKEEMYYKAVHNTAVLFLQNSAGFAKWEPTPERLQELVAAYKHSGRTLSSSSSSSSSSTSSTDKERELGREQSSSRETNAN, encoded by the exons ATGGCCAATGAGAATCACGGAAGCCCTGCGGAGGAGGCATCTCTAATGAGTCACTCACCTGGCACCTCCAACCAGaaccagcccagctcccccaAACCTATGCGACTGGTACAGGACCTCCCAG ATGAGCTGGTGCAAGCTGGCTGGGAGAAGTGCTGGAGCAAGAGGGAGAATCGCCCGTACTACTTCAACCGCTTCACCAACCAGTCCCTGTGGGAAATGCCTGTTCTGGGACAGCATGATGTCATT TCAGACCCTCTGGGATTGAATGCAGCTCCTATGCCACTGGAAAGTGGAATGGTAGAGACCTCAGTGGAGAGCaagcaaaggaagaggagaTTCTCTGAGGAGGTTCCCCCAAGTGGCAACAGTGTGAAAAAGCCCAAG TCGGATATTCCGGGGAACCCAGCCGCTCAGCCAGtccccagctctcccagtaTTCCAGGATCCTCTGTTTTGAAGGCATGGTGTGTTTCACCTGAAGAtaagcagcaggcagctcttctACGGCCAACTGA AGTATACTGGGACCTGGATATTCAGACAAATGCAGTGATTAAGCAGAGGGCACCATCTGAAGTGCTGTCTCCACACCCTGAAGTGGAGCTGCTTCGATCGCAGCTCATTCTCAAGTTGCGGCAACATTATCgtgagctctgccagcagcgAGAAG GGATTGACCCCCCAAGGGAGTCTTTTAACCGCTGGATGTTGGAGAGGAAGGTGGTTGATAAAGGGACAGATCCTCTTTTACCGAGTGACTGCGAGCCAGTAGTGTCTCCTTCCATGTTCAGAGAAATCATGAATGACATTCCCATCAG GCTATCCAGAATTAAGTTCCGTGAAGAAGCCAAGAGATTGCTCTTCAAGTATGCTGAGGCTGCAAAACGGCTCATTGAATCCAG GAGTGCATCACCAGACAGCAGGAAGGTGGTGAAATGGAATGTGGAGGACACCTTCAGCTGGCTGCGACGGGACCATTCTGCTTCTAAGGAGGACTACATG GACCGCCTGGAGCACTTACGTAAGCAGTGTGGGCCCCACGTGTCTGCTGCAGCAAAGGACTCTGTTGAAGGCATCTGCAGTAAGATATACTACATATCCCTTGAATATGTCAAGCGGATCCGGGAGAAGCATCTTGCCATcctcaaagaaaacaatatatcTG CTGAGGTAGAAGCTCCTGAAGTCCAGGACAGGCTCGTGTACTGTTACCCAGTGAGACTggccatcccctccccaccactCCCCAGTGTGGAAATGCACATGGAAAACAATGTGGCATGTGTGCGGTACAAGGGGGAAATGGTGAAAGTGAGCCGCAACTACTTCAGCAAGCTG TGGCTTCTCTATCGGTACAGTTGCATTGACGACTCTGGCTTTGAAAAGTTCTTACCCAGGGTTTGGTGCCTTCTCCGTCGATACCAG ATGATGTTCGGTGTGGGTCTGTATGAAGGAACTGGCCTGCAGGGGGCACTTCCTGTGCACGTCTTTGAAGCCCTCCACAAGCTCTTTGGAGTGAGTTTTGAATGCTTTGCCTCGCCACTGAATTGCTATTTTAAACAGTACTGTTCGGCCTTCTTGGATACAGACGGGTATTTTGGATCCAGGGG CCCGTGCCTGGATTTCTTCCCTATAAGTGGGTCTTTTGAGGCAAATCCTCCGTTCTGTGAGGAGCTGATGGATGCCATGGTCTCTCACTTTGAG AAACTGCTGGAGAGCTCCAGTGAGCCCCTGTCCTTTATTGTCTTCATCCCTGAGTGGAGGGACCCTCCCACACCTGCCCTGACCCGCATGGAGCAGAGCAAATTCAAGAGGCACCAGCTCATCCTGTCAGCCTTCGATCACGAATACCGCAGCGGGTCTCAGCATGTCTGCAAAAA GGAGGAGATGTACTACAAGGCTGTGCACAACACCGCCGTCCTCTTCCTGCAGAACAGTGCAGGCTTTGCCAAGTGGGAGCCCACGCCAGAGCGGCTGCAGGAACTCGTTGCGGCCTACAAGCATTCAGGCCGGACCCTCAGctcctcatcatcctcctcctcctcgtccaCCTCCTCCACAGACAAGGAGCGAGAGCTGGGCCgggagcaaagcagcagccGGGAGACCAATGCTAACTGA
- the LOC124417340 gene encoding uncharacterized protein LOC124417340 yields MRTLRRRRPPRRHLECGAPAPPRYGQGRAGPGLAATSTRRGRFLSGRARPPRAASGAPLKCGAAQGGAHHRRWRRPGAARWVPSARSAARPALSGAGLAACGRGVRRWAGQGWAGLGWPRARSQAPRAAASPCGRGCWESAARHLRTWDDSPPPAARRPRPALCLPLPGCGLRGAFLPPSRLAAARPACSRWRPALCTQSTGLWAHKGWWLVGYINTGEPEPAQKKLVELLVFSLPLFT; encoded by the exons ATGCGCACGCTGCGACGGCGCCGTCCGCCCCGGCGCCATCTTGAGTGTGGCGCGCCGGCACCGCCCCGCTatgggcagggcagggccgggcccGGCCTCGCGGCCACGTCCACCCGCCGCGGGCGGTTCCTGTCAGGCAGGGCGAGGCCGCCGCGCGCCGCCAGCGGAGCGCCTTTGAAGTGCGGCGCGGCCCAGGGCGGGGCCCACCACCGGCGCTGGCGGcggcccggggccgcccgcTGGGTTCCGTccgcccgcagcgccgcccGTCCTGCGCTTAGCGGTGCGGGCCTCGCTGCGTGTGGCCGTGGGGTGCGGcgctgggcagggcagggctgggcagggctgggctggccGCGGGCGCGCAGCCAGGCGCCTCGGGCCGCAGCCTCGCCTTGCGGCCGCGGCTGCTGGGAAAGCGCAGCGCGACACCTTCGGACGTGGGATGATTCCCCCCCACCCGCGGCCCGcaggccccgccccgcccttTGCCTCCCCCTGCCCGGCTGTGGGCTCCGAGGggctttcctccctccctcccgcctGGCAGCGGCCCGACCCGCCTGCTCCCGCTGGAGGCCTGCCCTCTGCACCCAGAGCACCGGG CTGTGGGCTCACAAGGGGTGGTGGCTGGTGGGATATATAAACACGGGGGAGCCTGAGCCAGCTCAGAAGAAACTCGTGGAGCTGCTGGtattctccctccctctcttcacGTGA
- the PLTP gene encoding phospholipid transfer protein precursor: MAAGSQLLLLLLLPGLTAASHSPPGCKIRITSKGLDLVKHEGLRFVEQELENITVSDLHGKEGQFHYNISQVKVMDLQLPFSNLHFQPQQHLAFNINNASISLRFRRQLLYWFFYDIGSINASADGVHIHTVLQLAKDEVGRLKISNMSCNASIARMHAGFSGTLRKVYEFLSTFIVTGMRFLLSQQICPSLEHASLVLLNSLLDTVPVRNYVDEHIGIDYSLLRDPVVSPETLDLDFKGMFFYRAREDQELENHAVEPVIKETERMVYVAFSEYFFDSAMHAYFQASVLAMQLEGEKVPKDLEVLLRATFFGTIFMLNPAVVDAPLRLVLQVSAPPRCVIKPSGTSISVSAFLNISLVPADRPAVQLSSMAMESKLSAKVYLQGKALRVQLDLRRFRIYSKQSALESLALFSLQAPLKTLLQLTIMPIINERTKKGVQIPLPEGMDFTREVVTNHAGFLTVGADLHFSKGLREVIEKYRSAPAVPAEPTVQTTAASTGPHQL, encoded by the exons ATGGCTGCCGGCAGCCaactcctcctcctgctcctgctgcccggGCTGACCGCAGCCTCGCACAGCCCTCCCGGCTGCAAGATCCGGATTACCTCCAAGGGGCTGGACCTCG TGAAGCATGAGGGTCTGCGCTTCgtggagcaggagctggagaacaTCACAGTGTCAGACCTGCACGGGAAGGAGGGGCAGTTCCACTACAACATCAGCCA GGTCAAGGTGATGGACCTGCAGCTGCCATTTTCCAACCTGCACTTCCAGCCGCAGCAGCACCTCGCCTTCAACATCAACAATGCTTCCATCAGCCTGCGCTTCAGGCGGCAGCTGCTCTACTGGTTCTT CTATGACATCGGATCCATCAATGCTTCTGCTGATGGTGTCCACATCCAtactgtgctgcagctggccaAGGATGAGGTTGGACGCCTGAAGATTTCCAACATGTCCTGCAACGCCTCCATTGCCAGAATGCACGCAGGATTCTCCGGCACGCTCAG GAAGGTCTATGAGTTCCTGAGCACCTTCATTGTCACAGGGATGCGCTTCCTTCTCAGCCAGCAG ATCTGCCCGTCCCTGGAGCATgccagcctggtgctgctgaacTCCTTGCTGGACACAGTGCCAG TAAGGAACTACGTAGACGAGCACATTGGGATCGACTACTCCCTGCTACGTGATCCAGTTGTCTCCCCAGAGACCCTCGACCTGGACTTCAAG GGCATGTTCTTCTACCGTGCGAGGGAGGACCAGGAGCTGGAGAACCACGCGGTGGAGCCGGTGATCAAGGAGACTGAGCGCATGGTTTATGTTGCCTTCTCTGAGTACTTCTTTGACTCAGCCATGCACGCATACTTCCAGGCGAGTGTGCTGGCCATGCAGCTTGAGGGGGAGAAG GTGCCCAAGGACCTGGAGGTTCTGCTGAGAGCCACCTTCTTTGGGACCATCTTCATGCTG AACCCTGCTGTGGTGGATGCTCCCCTGCGGCTGGTGCTTCAGGTGTCAGCTCCCCCCCGCTGTGTGATCAAACCCTCGGGAACCTCCATCTCTGTCTCTGCCTTCCTCAACATCTCGCTGGTACCCGCAGACCGCCCTGCTGTCCAGCTTTCCAGCATGGCCATg GAATCAAAGCTGAGCGCCAAGGTGTACCTGCAAGGGAAGGCACTGCGCGTGCAGCTGGACCTGCGACG GTTTCGCATCTATTCCAAGCAGTCAGCATTGGAGTCACTGGCG CTGTTCTCACTGCAGGCCCCGCTGAAAactctgctgcagctgacaaTCATGCCCATCATTAATG AGAGGACAAAGAAGGGTGTGCAGATTCCTCTGCCAGAAGGCATGGACTTCACCAGAGAGGTGGTCACCAATCATGCG ggATTTCTCACAGTGGGAGCTGATCTCCACTTCTCCAAGGGGCTGCGGGAAGTGATTGAGAAGTACCGCTCCGCCCCTGCAGTCCCTGCTGAGCCCACCGTGCAGaccacagcagccagcacaggccCCCACCAGCTGTAG
- the CTSA gene encoding lysosomal protective protein isoform X1, with protein sequence MLPLLCALLLALGPAHAAPAGHEVTYLPGLPKQPSFRHFSGHLCIGPTQRLHYWFVEAQNNPQGSPLVLWLNGGPGCSSMEGFLKEHGPFLVQPDGVTLKYNDYAWNKIANMLYLESPAGVGFSYSEDKKYATNDTEVAHNNYLALKEFLRLFPEYSKNDLFLTGESYGGVYIPTLAEWVMQDPSLNLKGIAVGNGLSSYEINDNSLVYFAYYHGLLGTQLWKDLQTFCCSEGKCNFHDNSNLNCTLKMAEMIEIVEESGLNIYNLYAPCAGGVPGSMRYEGDYLVTHDLGNSFIRMPMRFSWRQNLFRMPVARNKVRMDPPCTNSTAPTMYLNSPEVRKALHISPDAPEWQVCSFEVNRSYKRLYMQMNDQYLKLLGAMKYRILVYNGDVDMACNFLGDEWFVDSLCQKVQVARRPWLYTVGGENQIGGFVKEFTNIAFLTVKGAGHMVPTDQPLAAFTMFSRFIKNEPY encoded by the exons ATGCTGCCGCTGCTGTGCGCGCTGCTGCTGGCGCTGGGGCCGGCCCACGCCGCGCCCGCGGGCCACGAGGTGACGTACCTGCCCGGGCTGCCCAAGCAGCCGTCCTTCCGCCACTTCTCGGGGCATCTGTGCATCGGGCCGACGCAGCGCCTGCACTACTG GTTCGTGGAGGCCCAGAACAACCCGCAGGGCAGCCCTCTGGTACTATGGCTGAACGGGGgccctggctgcagctccatgGAAGGCTTCCTGAAGGAGCACGGCCCCTTCCTG GTGCAGCCCGATGGGGTCACGCTGAAGTACAATGACTACGCCTGGAATAAG ATTGCCAACATGCTCTACCTGGAGTCCCCTGCAGGCGTTGGCTTCTCATACTCCGAGGACAAGAAGTATGCCACCAATGACACCGAG GTCGCACACAACAACTACCTGGCGCTGAAGGAGTTCCTGCGACTCTTCCCTGAGTACTCCAAGAACGACCTCTTCCTCACGGGGGAGAGCTACGGTGGTGTCTACATCCCCACGCTGGCAGAGTGGGTGATGCAGGACCCCAGCCTTAACCTCAAG GGAATCGCTGTGGGAAACGGCCTCTCCTCCTATGAGATCAACGACAACTCCTTGGTGTACTTTGCCTATTACCACGGCCTGCTGGGCACCCA GCTGTGGAAGGACTTGCAGACTTTCTGCTGCTCCGAAGGGAAATGCAACTTCCATGACAACTCCAACCTGAACTGCACACTTAAG ATGGCAGAGATGATTGAGATTGTAGAGGAGTCTGGACTCAACATCTACAACCTCTATGCCCCGTGTGCTGGCGGTGTTCCTGGAAGCATGAG GTACGAGGGTGACTATCTCGTCACACATGACCTGGGAAACTCCTTCATCCGGATGCCAATGAGGTTCTCCTGGCGCCAG AACCTGTTCCGGATGCCTGTAGCCCGCAATAAGGTGCGGATGGACCCACCGTGCACCAACTCCACAGCACCGACCATGTACCTGAACTCCCCAGAAGTGAGGAAGGCTCTCCACATCTCCCCCGATGCCCCAGAGTGGCAGGTGTGCAG cttCGAGGTGAACCGCAGCTACAAGCGCCTGTACATGCAGATGAATGACCAGTACCTGAAACTTCTTGGAGCCATG aaatacagaatcCTGGTGTACAATGGGGATGTCGACATGGCCTGCAATTTCCTTGGGGATGAGTGGTTTGTGGATTCCCTGTGCCAGAAG GTGCAGGTGGCTCGCCGGCCTTGGCTCTACACTGTAGGAGGTGAGAACCAGATCGGGGGCTTCGTCAAAGAGTTCACCAACATTGCCTTCCTCACTGTCAAG ggagctggcCACATGGTGCCTACAGACCAGCCCCTCGCTGCCTTCACCATGTTCAGCCGTTTCATTAAGAATGAGCCGTACTAG
- the LOC107054849 gene encoding E3 ubiquitin-protein ligase RNF182-like → MAHADDARGSCQLAAREPECQICYSRYDARTRRPAELLCGHRLCARCLSRMVALGDASPRRLRCPFCRRRSPVPGGDARRPQDDGEGPVPPTRCERDPPSPPEVLLSPSVLQPSPGADCLVLTILEVPAGAVPTEALGALEVVRPQLRQNSRARRCRSAPRCLLGTLCLLYCSSLPLGIYLLLSRHHGLGLALVSLLPAALLLCVSCSLCRCLCRELCAFPSP, encoded by the coding sequence ATGGCCCACGCGGACGACGCGCGGGGCAGCTGTCAGCTCGCCGCCCGGGAGCCGGAGTGCCAGATCTGCTACAGCCGCTACGACGCCCGCACCCGCCGACCCGCGGAGCTCCTCTGCGGCCACCGCCTCTGCGCCCGATGTCTGAGCCGGATGGTGGCCCTGGGGGACGCGTCGCCCCGACGGCTCCGCTGCCCCTTCTGCCGCCGGCGGAGCCCGGTGCCCGGCGGGGACGCGCGACGGCCGCAGGACGACGGCGAGGGGCCGGTGCCGCCGACGCGCTGTGAGCGGGACCCCCCCTCGCCCCCCGAGGTGCTGCTGTCCCCCAGcgtgctgcagccctctcccGGCGCGGACTGCCTGGTGCTCACCATCCTGGAGGTGCCCGCGGGCGCGGTGCCCACGGAGGCTCTGGGCGCGCTGGAGGTGGTCCGGCCGCAGCTCCGGCAGAACAGCCGCGCCCGGAGGTGCCGATCCGCCCCGCGCTGCCTGCTGGGCACGCTGTGCCTGCTGTACTGCAGCTCGCTGCCCCTCGGCATCTACCTGCTGCTCAGCCGGCACCACGGCCTGGGCCTCGCGCTCGTCAGCCTCCTGCCCGCCGCCCTCCTGCTCTGCgtctcctgcagcctctgccgCTGCCTGTGCCGGGAGCTCTGCGCCTTTCCCTCACCCTGA